Proteins from a genomic interval of Sulfurospirillum oryzae:
- a CDS encoding bifunctional diguanylate cyclase/phosphodiesterase: MNIIKKIVHFFYGSIKHKLITNVILIHAVLMGFVVYDLVERQSEFMEKQLENQGREFATLLAINAATPLLNNDLIALDELLHSFRENKNIYMVFLLDARGKVKASTDKSYFNQTLDDDKSVKLLEMANNSTQDDTAQIRHTTLIDSAHCIKVKNTTIGYARIILNSQSLEDELSVITNKGLFYIFLAIFTGALFAWFSIRSTTENLNEIADVASSIADQKFDITLPVVEGNDEVAKVSRAFRVMITSIKSYIAELLEREMKTKWLAQHDSLTGLFNRRMFEQKIEESINEVREKGTTHALLFLDLDKFKVINDSVGHLAGDTLLQQIASLFESSIGENDLLARFGGDEFGIVLRNCDLACAQIKAREIIINVEKFNFTWTNKRYKVGVSIGIVMIDGLIGTALELLSLSDTACYIAKENGVNNLHIMDAKSESFVRLHHEMDWISKIYDAINHNLFVLYIQKIQSLKGEDDHYEVLIRMKNDEGDVFYPDSFLPSAARYSLMPKIDLWVIETLFRLLRDNKTLASITFAINLSGQSLMKDDFEGHVEALFDKYHTDGHKIIFEITETSAMSNFKRVTQFINHFKALGCKFSLDDFGTGLSSFAYLKNFRVDYLKIDGSFVRSILEDPIDKVMVESIAQISTLLHLKTVAEYVENEAILDVLKTMNIDYGQGYGIQKPFFIEKLLEELSS, translated from the coding sequence ATGAATATTATAAAAAAAATCGTTCACTTCTTTTATGGTTCTATCAAGCATAAACTCATTACCAATGTCATTTTGATTCATGCTGTCCTTATGGGTTTTGTTGTCTATGATCTCGTGGAAAGACAGTCGGAATTTATGGAAAAACAGCTTGAAAATCAAGGTAGGGAGTTTGCAACGCTTCTTGCCATTAATGCTGCAACACCTCTGCTCAACAACGATCTTATTGCCCTTGATGAACTGTTGCATAGTTTTCGCGAAAACAAAAATATCTACATGGTATTTTTGCTTGATGCACGTGGAAAAGTTAAAGCCAGTACCGATAAAAGTTATTTCAATCAAACATTAGATGATGATAAAAGTGTTAAATTGCTTGAAATGGCAAATAATAGCACTCAAGACGATACCGCGCAAATCAGACATACAACATTGATAGACTCTGCGCATTGTATCAAAGTAAAGAATACAACGATTGGCTATGCACGTATCATTTTAAACAGTCAAAGCCTTGAAGATGAGTTGTCTGTCATTACGAACAAGGGGCTTTTTTATATTTTTCTTGCCATTTTTACAGGCGCACTGTTTGCATGGTTTTCCATTCGCTCAACAACGGAAAATCTCAATGAAATAGCCGATGTTGCCTCCAGCATAGCCGATCAAAAGTTTGATATTACTCTGCCTGTCGTTGAAGGTAATGATGAAGTTGCTAAAGTCTCTAGAGCGTTTCGTGTCATGATAACCTCCATAAAATCTTATATAGCAGAGTTGCTTGAGCGTGAGATGAAAACCAAATGGCTCGCGCAACATGATAGCCTCACTGGGCTTTTCAATCGCAGAATGTTCGAGCAAAAAATCGAAGAGAGTATTAACGAAGTACGTGAAAAAGGGACAACGCATGCCCTTCTCTTTTTAGATTTGGATAAATTCAAAGTGATCAATGACAGTGTTGGGCATTTAGCAGGTGATACCTTGTTGCAACAGATTGCTTCTTTGTTTGAGTCGAGTATCGGGGAAAATGATTTATTAGCAAGGTTTGGCGGGGATGAATTTGGCATTGTTCTACGCAATTGTGATCTTGCCTGTGCGCAAATCAAAGCACGGGAAATTATCATTAATGTCGAAAAATTTAACTTTACATGGACAAATAAACGCTATAAAGTTGGTGTGAGCATTGGTATTGTGATGATTGATGGCTTGATTGGTACGGCATTAGAGCTTTTGAGCCTTTCAGATACGGCGTGTTACATTGCCAAAGAAAATGGTGTCAACAATCTTCACATTATGGATGCCAAAAGCGAATCGTTTGTGCGTTTGCACCATGAAATGGACTGGATTTCAAAGATATACGATGCGATCAATCACAATTTATTTGTGCTCTACATACAAAAGATTCAAAGTTTAAAAGGTGAGGACGATCATTATGAAGTATTGATTCGAATGAAAAATGATGAGGGAGATGTTTTTTACCCTGACTCGTTCTTGCCCTCAGCAGCGCGCTACTCTTTGATGCCTAAAATTGACTTGTGGGTCATTGAGACATTGTTTAGATTGTTGCGTGACAATAAAACGCTCGCCTCCATCACTTTTGCGATCAATCTTTCAGGGCAGTCCTTGATGAAAGACGATTTTGAAGGGCACGTTGAAGCGCTTTTTGATAAGTACCATACCGATGGGCATAAGATTATTTTTGAGATTACCGAGACATCAGCGATGTCCAATTTTAAGCGCGTGACCCAGTTTATTAACCATTTTAAAGCCCTTGGTTGTAAGTTTTCGTTAGATGATTTTGGAACAGGTCTTTCATCGTTTGCTTATTTGAAAAACTTTAGGGTGGATTATCTTAAAATTGATGGCAGTTTCGTTCGTAGTATTTTAGAAGATCCTATCGATAAAGTCATGGTGGAGTCTATCGCTCAGATTTCAACACTTCTTCATCTTAAAACCGTTGCTGAATATGTTGAAAATGAGGCGATTTTAGATGTACTTAAAACAATGAATATCGATTATGGGCAAGGCTATGGTATTCAAAAGCCATTTTTTATTGAGAAATTATTAGAAGAATTGTCATCCTAA
- a CDS encoding phosphate/phosphite/phosphonate ABC transporter substrate-binding protein encodes MKTVLYAFLSVILLFSKCEIFAKEALYRPTSKEIASNIYIVGIHPYINTQQMFLSYRPILDYLEKNIPNTLFVLETSENYAQYNQKLQARVFDFSLPNPYQTVTSFNYGYHVIAKMKPDSAFKGIFVARKSSHLRTFEQLKNQKISFPAPTALAAAMMPLYFLKTHGLDIDKDIKKVYVGSQFSSIMNAYSGDTIVGATWPTSYEDWCKQNAQKAQEMEVVWETEILVNNGFIVHERVPLFLAERIAILLATLDTHNEGKKLLHDAGFSGFELASNETYDKVVQFLEQYDKEIGLPK; translated from the coding sequence GTGAAAACAGTTCTTTACGCTTTTTTAAGCGTCATATTGCTTTTTTCAAAATGCGAAATTTTTGCTAAAGAAGCATTGTATCGACCAACATCAAAAGAGATCGCCTCTAATATTTATATTGTTGGAATACATCCTTATATCAATACCCAGCAAATGTTTCTTTCCTATCGCCCTATTTTGGATTATTTAGAAAAAAATATTCCCAATACACTTTTTGTTTTAGAAACTTCCGAAAATTATGCACAGTACAATCAAAAGCTTCAAGCACGCGTCTTTGACTTTTCGCTTCCCAATCCCTATCAAACAGTTACAAGTTTTAATTATGGATACCATGTCATTGCTAAAATGAAGCCAGATTCTGCATTTAAAGGTATTTTTGTAGCCCGTAAAAGTTCGCATTTGCGTACGTTTGAACAACTTAAAAATCAAAAAATAAGCTTTCCAGCTCCAACTGCCCTCGCCGCTGCCATGATGCCGCTTTATTTTTTAAAAACACATGGTTTAGATATTGATAAAGATATTAAAAAAGTTTATGTGGGCTCGCAATTTTCATCTATTATGAATGCGTATAGTGGTGACACCATAGTAGGAGCGACTTGGCCTACTTCGTATGAGGATTGGTGTAAACAAAACGCTCAAAAAGCCCAAGAGATGGAAGTCGTATGGGAAACTGAAATACTTGTCAATAATGGTTTTATTGTGCATGAACGAGTTCCTCTCTTTTTAGCCGAACGCATAGCTATTTTACTTGCTACACTTGATACGCATAACGAGGGGAAAAAACTACTTCACGACGCTGGTTTTTCTGGATTTGAATTAGCCAGTAATGAAACATACGATAAAGTCGTACAATTTTTAGAGCAATACGATAAAGAGATAGGACTTCCTAAATGA
- a CDS encoding TetR/AcrR family transcriptional regulator has protein sequence MARIIDKEEKRCDIARASIELFCDKGIQQTSIDEIAKSAGVAKGTVYLYFKNKEEIIFTIWDIIAQNHRDTFQKRVKEEMSAKEKILDFYNFSECDKEENKEQILKLYQHFVSSMLIDKTGLYTAYFESFFQEDYDFITNTLKEGMAKGEFYVDNIDILAYTIIMLLKGALVRAKASNMDFYEAQNTLTQHIKYLLDQCTRTEP, from the coding sequence ATGGCAAGAATTATTGATAAGGAAGAGAAACGGTGCGACATTGCACGTGCATCTATTGAGCTTTTTTGCGACAAAGGTATTCAGCAAACAAGCATTGATGAGATTGCAAAGAGTGCAGGAGTCGCCAAAGGAACGGTCTATCTCTACTTTAAAAACAAAGAAGAGATTATCTTTACAATTTGGGATATTATCGCTCAAAATCATCGTGATACCTTTCAAAAACGCGTCAAAGAAGAGATGAGTGCTAAAGAGAAAATTTTAGACTTCTATAACTTTAGTGAGTGTGATAAAGAAGAAAACAAAGAGCAGATTCTAAAACTCTATCAACACTTTGTAAGCTCCATGCTTATCGATAAAACAGGGCTTTATACAGCCTATTTTGAGAGTTTTTTTCAAGAAGATTATGATTTTATTACCAATACTTTAAAAGAGGGTATGGCAAAAGGTGAGTTCTATGTCGACAATATAGATATACTGGCCTATACCATCATCATGCTCCTCAAAGGTGCTTTAGTCAGAGCAAAAGCCAGTAACATGGACTTCTATGAAGCCCAAAATACACTTACGCAACATATTAAGTATCTACTCGATCAATGTACAAGGACGGAACCATGA
- the def gene encoding peptide deformylase: MSQRLEISQLGSPIIRTVAKKVIGIRSPEIQTLIDDLIFTCKESKGMGIAAPQVGYSLSILIMASAPNQRYPFAPLMEPTALINPRVIDYSEEQVKDWEGCLSLPGIRALVPRHTTIEVMYLDREGKEQTVIFRDFLARLFQHEYDHLIGKVFIDRVESTKDIITEKEYQRIMKEKEEIQIL; the protein is encoded by the coding sequence ATGTCCCAACGCTTAGAAATCTCACAACTAGGTTCACCCATCATTCGCACTGTCGCGAAAAAAGTCATAGGTATTCGTTCGCCTGAAATTCAAACGCTGATTGACGATCTGATCTTTACATGTAAAGAGTCTAAAGGTATGGGTATTGCCGCTCCACAAGTTGGATACTCTTTGAGCATTCTCATTATGGCTTCAGCTCCAAATCAACGCTATCCTTTTGCTCCGCTAATGGAGCCAACCGCACTTATCAACCCAAGAGTCATTGATTATTCTGAAGAGCAAGTAAAAGACTGGGAAGGGTGTTTGAGTCTTCCCGGTATCAGGGCGCTTGTACCACGACACACAACGATTGAAGTGATGTACTTGGATAGAGAGGGTAAAGAGCAAACCGTCATCTTTAGAGACTTTCTTGCACGTCTTTTCCAACATGAGTATGACCATCTTATCGGCAAAGTGTTTATCGACAGAGTCGAGAGCACAAAAGATATTATTACGGAAAAAGAGTACCAACGCATCATGAAAGAGAAGGAAGAGATTCAAATACTCTAA
- a CDS encoding CopD family protein translates to MNTYSLVLAFHVISIATWMIMLVYLPKLFVYHINAPHNAQVVIVLQEKSLFKVGTVAMIFSIKFGLILLYLNPHLLNSGSWLHVKFFLVALMVIYHFTCKKFIIQLSKNRIVLQNLLFFKIFRIIPEITTSIIILLTIIKPL, encoded by the coding sequence ATGAACACTTACAGCCTAGTACTCGCATTTCACGTTATCTCCATTGCGACATGGATGATAATGCTTGTGTATTTGCCCAAACTCTTTGTCTATCACATTAATGCGCCACATAATGCACAAGTGGTCATTGTACTGCAAGAGAAAAGCCTTTTCAAAGTCGGCACAGTCGCTATGATCTTTTCGATCAAATTTGGGCTCATTTTACTCTACCTCAATCCTCATCTTTTAAACAGTGGTAGCTGGTTACATGTAAAGTTTTTTCTTGTTGCTCTTATGGTGATTTATCACTTTACATGTAAAAAATTCATCATTCAATTATCGAAAAATAGAATAGTACTACAGAACCTTTTGTTTTTTAAAATCTTTAGAATTATTCCCGAGATTACGACTTCGATCATTATTCTTCTTACGATTATCAAGCCACTTTAA
- a CDS encoding AraC family transcriptional regulator, which yields MRLDTVKQAPAEAFLFILSFLTKHYAFDATTFMNARDMTMQTLHVKGVKVRASYVNELIEEAITISGDDGLLFKFAEAVSPNNLGILGYLMLHSRNVEEAIIKLCRYYPLIGKTLKPLFVTEKENYKLSLLIHKENEVTHLEKYSAEIHLSALLHLINKIIPQPIFPKQTTFRHTKPLHVKAYQNIFGETILFDEVENALFFDKAQLEMRTSYDNPYLLSVFEKEAEQSLGMSVHGSLKDQVLGYILIAIGELDVSLESVAHKVGIHPRTLQKKLKKEGSSFVLLLGEVRQKLVVHYLQKGLDTPTIASYLGYAEPSPFLRAFKKWYGVSPKTWLSLHVKNVG from the coding sequence TTGCGACTAGACACAGTTAAACAAGCCCCTGCGGAGGCATTTTTATTTATCCTCTCATTTCTAACCAAACACTATGCGTTTGATGCGACGACGTTTATGAATGCTCGCGATATGACGATGCAGACTTTACACGTTAAAGGTGTAAAGGTGAGAGCATCGTATGTCAATGAACTGATCGAAGAAGCCATTACGATCTCTGGTGATGATGGTCTCCTTTTTAAGTTTGCTGAGGCTGTAAGCCCTAATAATTTAGGAATTTTGGGCTATTTGATGCTCCATTCACGTAATGTTGAAGAGGCGATTATCAAACTGTGTCGCTACTATCCGCTCATTGGTAAAACACTCAAACCTCTCTTTGTCACTGAAAAGGAAAACTATAAACTGAGTTTACTCATTCACAAAGAGAATGAAGTAACACATCTTGAAAAGTATAGTGCAGAGATTCATCTAAGTGCGCTTTTGCACCTTATTAACAAAATTATTCCTCAGCCAATTTTCCCTAAACAGACGACATTTAGGCACACGAAACCTTTACATGTAAAAGCGTATCAGAACATATTTGGCGAGACGATTCTTTTTGATGAGGTTGAAAACGCCCTTTTCTTCGACAAAGCACAACTGGAGATGAGAACAAGTTATGACAATCCTTATCTGCTCAGTGTTTTTGAAAAAGAGGCGGAGCAAAGCTTAGGCATGAGCGTGCATGGAAGCCTCAAGGATCAAGTCTTAGGCTACATACTCATTGCCATAGGTGAGCTTGATGTCTCACTAGAAAGTGTTGCACACAAAGTGGGCATACATCCTAGAACACTTCAAAAAAAACTCAAAAAGGAAGGAAGTAGTTTTGTATTGCTCTTAGGCGAAGTACGTCAGAAATTAGTAGTACATTATTTACAAAAAGGACTTGATACGCCTACGATTGCTTCCTATCTGGGTTATGCTGAACCAAGCCCCTTTTTAAGGGCTTTTAAGAAGTGGTATGGTGTAAGCCCTAAAACGTGGTTGTCTTTACATGTAAAGAATGTAGGTTAA